A stretch of Candidatus Coatesbacteria bacterium DNA encodes these proteins:
- a CDS encoding DUF3108 domain-containing protein: protein MRRILTASLLVVLLCTAGTALADDMPFNVGEKIILSASYGDIMAGVAVLKVEKWVRYQGRDVLKLTMKLDSSSAFSDFFYVQDRVESLFDPELQASLRYEKNLLEGDYVEKEILYYDHEAHTITSAADVRTGIVHGGCDTLAVAYNIRYNDMSVGSSFTFPYADATRNENVTVDVVAREMVTVPAGTFECFKLVPDLRPESEVLEDEGEEYKLSRVHGKIYVWVTADERRIPVKIVGRSWFGEVVAQL, encoded by the coding sequence ATGCGCCGGATTCTGACCGCCAGCCTCCTCGTCGTTCTCCTCTGCACCGCGGGGACGGCTTTGGCCGACGACATGCCTTTCAACGTCGGCGAGAAGATCATCCTCTCCGCCTCCTACGGCGACATCATGGCCGGCGTCGCCGTGCTCAAGGTCGAGAAGTGGGTCCGCTACCAGGGCCGCGACGTGCTCAAGCTGACGATGAAGCTCGACTCCTCGAGCGCCTTCAGCGACTTCTTTTACGTTCAGGACCGCGTCGAGAGCCTGTTCGACCCCGAGCTGCAAGCCTCGCTGCGCTACGAGAAGAACCTCCTCGAGGGCGACTATGTCGAGAAGGAAATCCTCTACTACGACCACGAGGCCCATACCATCACCTCGGCCGCCGACGTCCGCACCGGCATCGTCCACGGCGGCTGCGACACCCTCGCCGTGGCCTACAACATCCGCTACAACGACATGAGCGTCGGCTCCTCCTTCACCTTCCCCTACGCCGACGCCACCCGCAACGAGAACGTCACCGTCGACGTCGTCGCCCGGGAGATGGTCACGGTCCCCGCCGGGACCTTCGAGTGTTTCAAGCTCGTTCCCGACCTGCGGCCCGAATCCGAGGTTCTCGAGGACGAGGGCGAGGAGTACAAGCTCAGCCGCGTCCACGGCAAGATCTACGTCTGGGTGACCGCCGACGAGCGCCGCATCCCGGTCAAGATCGTCGGCCGGAGCTGGTTCGGCGAGGTCGTCGCCCAGCT